One part of the Haliaeetus albicilla chromosome 9, bHalAlb1.1, whole genome shotgun sequence genome encodes these proteins:
- the PID1 gene encoding PTB-containing, cubilin and LRP1-interacting protein isoform X2, giving the protein MLCVLGVTYLGKVSTTGMQFLSGCTEKPVIELWKKHTLAREDIYPANALLEIRPFQVWLHHLDLKGEATVHMDTFQVARIAYCTADHNVSPNIFAWVYREINDDLSYQMDCHAVECESKLEAKKLAHAMMEAFKKTFHSMKSDGRIHRNSSSEEVSHEFESDDG; this is encoded by the exons ATGCTCTGTGTGCTGGGG GTTACATATTTGGGTAAGGTTTCCACAACAGGGATGCAATTTTTGTCAGGCTGCACAGAGAAACCAGTCATTGAATTATGGAAGAAGCACACGCTCGCCAGGGAGGATATTTACCCAGCTAACGCCCTTCTGGAAATTCGCCCTTTCCAAGTCTGGCTGCATCATCTGGACCTCAAAGGCGAGGCGACAGTCCACATGGATACCTTTCAGGTAGCACGTATAGCCTACTGCACTGCTGACCACAACGTCAGCCCAAACATCTTTGCTTGGGTCTATCGGGAGATCAACGATGACTTGTCCTACCAGATGGACTGCCATGCTGTAGAGTGTGAGAGCAAGCTGGAGGCCAAGAAGCTGGCCCATGCCATGATGGAGGCCTTTAAGAAGACTTTTCACAGCATGAAAAGCGATGGCCGTATCCACAGGAACAGCTCGTCAGAGGAAGTGTCTCATGAATTTGAATCTGATGATGGCTGA